tttattgaaagtcacagttacagagagagggtgagaggagagatacagaaggagagagagagagagaatcttgcatcttctgtttttctccccagatggccacaacaaccactGGTGGCCAGGGCAACTCCAAAAGCTTCATGCTGGCCtctcccctgggtggcagggtcccaaacacttggaccattttatctgctttctcaggctcatcagctgcagctgaatgggaagtggagcagctgggacaggatccggtgcctctatgagatgccaacatcatagGTGATAGCGCCGATACCtcacacttttattttatttctttttttttattttttatttatttttttattttacaggcagagtggacagtgagagagagacagagagaaaggtctaccttttgccgttggttcaccctccaatggccgccgcggtagcgcactgcggcctgcgcaccgcgctgttccgatggcaggagccaggtgattatcctggtctcccatggggtgcagagcccaagcacttgggccatcctccactgcactccctggccacagcagagagctggcctggaagaggggcaaccgggagaggatcggttcccccgaccgggactagaaccaggtgtgccggcgccgaaaggcggaggattagcctgttgagccacggcgccggcttattttatttcttaatttttcatcaAAGCAACTCTATTGGGGAGACATAAATGTTAGTTGGATAGCTTTCCCTTttcgtattttattttttatttatataaagggaacataaGCTGTTTTAGGAGCATaatacccttcctccctcctacctttcttttcttcttttcttttcatttttacaattacacactttcaatttcttttatactCACAAGCTTCACCAtcacttccatttttaaatgagacAATACATGCACAGGATACATACTGAAACAGTCatttggtgccagcactgtggcgtagtacataaagccactgcctgcagtgccaacatcccatatgggcaccagttcaagtcccatctgctccacttccaattcagctccgtGCTACCACCTGAAGGcaagtgaagatggcccaagtccttgggcccctgcaccggcttgagagacctgaagaagctcctgattcctggcttcagattggcacagctctgaatCTTgcggccaattgcagagtgaagcagcagatggaagacatctctacctcagatcatataaatatatataccataatataaatgaatattacCAAGTGAAAAAAGCAAGGTAGAAACAATGCCTGTACTGAATTAACATTtaggaaacacacatacacatgcacatagaaCACCTCTCCATGAATCCCAAGCAATTATCACCAGAGCAACGTGAATGCAGACAAGGGAcagcttcttttcctttcttctttttttaagatttatttatttactgaaagtgagagttacacagagagtgaagcagaggcagaggcagagagagacacagagaggtcttccattcgttggttcactccccaattgtcaaAAACAACCTGAGCTGGAAGcccggatccaggagcttcttccgggtctcccatgtagtgcagaggcccaaagacttgggccatttctgtgctttcccaggccccagcagagagctggaagggaagtggagcagctgggactggaatgccgggatgccggcactgcaagtggcagttttacccatgCGCCACTGTGTCGGCCCCATGTGGTAGTATTTAGAGACTGACTTTAAATGGCCTTTTCCTGCAAATTAAATAACTCAGATGTCCTATACTGTTGCTTTATGGTTAATCAGTTAATTTTGTGCAAAACAGCTCTCAATCACACTTATACATGtaaattttctcttaattttgcCAGGAAGTCATTAGCACCAGCCTGAAAATGTGTGACATCATGACTGCCATCAAAGAATTGCTGGAAGTTCTACCAATTACAAAACAAAAGTAAGCACAGGTTGACCACAGACCATGAGTCTTTCAAATAAgacttttgttaagatttatttttaatgctcaTAAATCCAAtcgctttaattttttaaagctttatttatttctctgaaaatcagagttgcacagagagagaaggagagacatagaagGAGAGAatcatagagagaaagagagagagagggcttccatctactggttctctcccctgttggctgccaaagccagagctgtgccaatccaaagccaggagacaggagtttcttcgaggtttcccacgtgggtgaaggggaccaagaatttgggccattttctactgcttttccaggcctagcagccggaacttgaacctgcgcccatatgggatgtcagcactgcaggcagaggctttacacgctctgccacagagccggccccttacGTGCCCTTTTGACAACCACACACTAAGTTCCTCCTTGAAGGGAGCCCAGGGCAACTCCATGAGAATAAGCATAAGTGAGCACGGATATAACTTAGTCACAGTTTTCATCTTTCAGGAATCCTTGTGCAGCTGTGTTTTGAGAATTACAAAAGGGaagcttaatactttatctccTGACAACTATCATTATTGGGAATTATGTAGAAAAGAGAATACATTCATGAAAAAACATTTCTGCCCATAAAATGTACAATCGACTTAAAACTAATATTCTCTGTTTCTATCGACTATGAAACAGGCGTACCGTGTTGTCTCGCCATTCTCACAACGTTTTGGCTCTTAGAGATCCTTACTCCCattcagagacaagcaaacatAGGTCCCAGTGCCCATTGTCCCCTAAGACTACATAGCTATTTAGTGAGGAAATCTACTCAAAATACAGAGGTCATTTAGTTGCATATCTACCGACTTGTTCAAAAATGCTATACAATTATTGCAACACAAGAATCTACATCTATAAACTGTCTCCCAAATGTTGACAGTGTATGCCAACATTGTGTCTTCCTGGTCATCCTGAGCAAGGGCCAAAGGTCTTTGTCACTTGAGAGCTTGCAGATGGGCTGGACATTCTAGGCAGATGCTCAGGGGGGCACCAGTGGCCCCTTCAAAAAGGTACAAAACAGAAGAACGGATGAAAAGGCTCCAAGGTGGAGAGGAACCTGTGCATGTAGATGAGAGCTTTATTTCCAACATCAAAAAACTTGATCTCTCCCAAGTCCACATCCAGGAAAACTCCTACGCGGTGAAGACTAGGGCTTGCAGGAACGATTATTTCGGTGTTGGTGCAGGGGTGAATGAGTCCACCCTCTACGCAGATGATCCAGAAACCGTGGTCAGAGGTTAAATCACCCTTCCTCTTTGTGTCGACTGACCCTTGCCAAACACCCAGGGTCCACTCCTTGGCTTCTCCTACTTCAACCTCCCAGTAGTGGCGGCCCGAGGTGAAGCAGGTGTTTCCTAGTACACAGACCAGGTGAGGGAACCCACTGGGGTCTTCCAGCAGGTTGTTGGAGGTCTTCCCACATTCACCGCTCCTCTGATCGCTGGAGAGCTCAAGGAGGGAGTGGGCGGTAGCTGTGTCCAGGACATCATCCTCCTGGAACCTCAGAACCTCCTCACTAAGGAGCAGACTCTGCTCCAGGAGACCACTGTGTTGCCTGGTTAGAAGGGTCAGCTTTCCAATTAGCCACTCTTCCATAGGTACCTTCTCACTGACTGAGCGACATGTGGGGCAAACCAGCACGAAATCCTCTCTTCCTGACACCCAGTGGCGAAGGCAATCGAAGCAGAAGACATGTCCACAGGAGAGCGAGACGGGACGTGAGAAATAGTCCAGGCAAATTGGACAGGTGGCCGCTGCTAGCAGGTTCTTAGCCATGGTCCCGGGGGAGCAAGCCTTGGCAGTGACCTGGTGGCAGTTCCCTTTAGCAGCTTCTGGAGTTGGTCAGGAGTCCTCTGTGCACCGTCTGCTCTGCAGGGATCAGGATGTATCTAAATCAATGCAAATTAAACCACATCAATGGATGCAGAAACATGGAGGTGACATCAAGTCCACAGAATCCCAGTAATGGACTCACTTGTAATGGAACCACTCAAAAACTCCCCGAAATCCAAGTGATGACAAGAGAAAGAGGACAGGAGAGATTGTCATTGCCACAAGGCAGCTTACCTTGTCTGGGGTCTTGTTTGGGGTCTCTCCCAGGAGTAGCTGTCTGCTCTGCCTAGAGCTTCTCTGTGTGGGAACTGAGCCCAGGTGGGTGTTCAACGAATTCTTGGTAGGATGCAGACTCCACCCCAGTCAGTATGGCGCTGGTCACCTGCAgtccagaagaaagaatttcctcATCAAAATCCAACCAGAGCGCACATAAAATCATGTAACGTCTTCACAGCAAAATCCACTGCAACATGAATGTCTTGGTTGAATTAATTCTATGGACAAAGCAGCATcagaagaaatcttaaaaattcttacAAAAAATCTATCCTTGAGtgaatttgaataaaaatatcatCATTGCCATCAACTCCTCTATAAATagaagctgagctgaagccaagaagATGCTCCTGACCAAGAAGATGCCCCCAGTCCCTCCAGCTGCTCCCTCCCACAATTTCAGAACCTCCAGTTCACCTAgagcctcctccctggcctctgtCCATGGTTACCATTCTCTGGATGGATTCACTCTGACAGCTGGGTATGGCTGATTGGAGGAGGGAAAGCCCCATGATCAGTCCCAGCACTGAAGTCTGTGCAGCCTCTGTGAGGGTCCAATCCTGAAGATCTCCCTACAAAAGCACCTGCACTGAATAACTGGCAGAGCTCCCACCAAGACTTCACAAATCCCACATTCCGTTGTGGTTGGATAATCCAATCACACAAGAAAGAGCAGTCATTATCATAGTCCAAGGATTAAGCCATGGATGCAACCAAAAGcagacaatgaaaaaaaatggacATGAACCACCAGGTAGGTTTCAGCATCTTCTCTCAGCTCAAGCCAAGGACACATTTCAGAGGATCCAATGCTCATTGATTCCACCAAACTCTGTAGGTACAGATGGGTGAGATAATAGAAAATGTTCCCACATGGAACTTACAGACTTTGGAAGCTGTAACACAAATAAGTTTCCTTATATTGCATTATCTTATTCCAAGTGAAGACACAGAAAGGGAACCATTAATTATCCAGAATTGATcagtacaaatatatatttatttatctacaaagagagggaaagtaaGGTCCTcagtccactgtttcactcctcaaatgccacaaccgctggggctgggacaaTTCAAAGAATGGAAccttgagcttcttctgggtctcccacgtggtgcagggtcccaagattttgctttcctgggccaaagcagagagctggatcagaagaagagcagccaagactcaaagtgaaacccatatgtgatgctggcacttcaggcggcagttTTCCCCaggatgccacagcactggcccctgagcaGCACACTGTGTATAAACCTGATGCAATGAGGCCTGCGTGGGGAATGGTAGTCCAAGACACCACGTGGGACACTCGCATCCTATCTTGGAGCAGCCGTTGGAGGcttatctgctccacttctgatcctgctaatgagcctgggacaacagcagaaaatggtgcaaatacctgggttcctgccacacagctggtagaccagcatggagttcttgGGTggtggcttcagcatggcctaagCCCAGGggctgaggtcatctggggactgaacccatcgatggcagatctctttctctctctatccctcacggtttctctgcctttacaaaaataaatctttgctttCCAATGTGTTGAAAATGCCACATTATCCAGAGAGTGCATAATCACTGTTTTAACAACATGAAGTGTTTGTTCAAATttgataaaaatgcaaataattttatcaccagcaagaacaacaacaaaaaaccaacagACACAGGCAACATGCATCCTTCATTTTCAGGCAAATTTATCATGGTGTTTTTCACAGTCTGAAAGAGCTTGCCTATCTCACCATGGGATACACCCAAAAAACCTGAGAGAACTAACCATGCATAGCCTGTTCTTGTATGGTTTTCTGATCAGAATCTAATTTTCCATCAATGAAGAATGTTTTAGTTAGCTATCATGAAATTAGTAAAAATAGCACATGCCTTTACTTTAGGTTTTAAGTGAAAAGCTGGACAATTTTGATGAAATAAGGCTAGAAAAGAAAGAGATGGGATTAATGCTGCACACATTCTTATGCTGCAGACACttatcctcttcctccccctcatctgaaagaaaaatgcatttacaTATGAAAAGTGACTTGAATGGGGCCAACATCAGGGCCCAGTAgttcaatcctctgcctgcttgcctgcatcccatatgggctctggttctagtccaggatgctcctcttccaattcagctctctgccagggcctgggaatgcagtggaagatggcccaggttcctgggccccaTATCTGCacagaagaccaggaagaagcacctggatcctggctttggatccccacagcttcggccattgagggcactgcggagtgaaccagcagaaggaagacctttctctctgtctctccctctcactgagagtcactccacctctcaaataaataaataaaatcttaaaataaataaataaatcttaaaaaaaagggtgTTGGTTGCCTGCAGGGCGGTCACCataagttctagtcccagttggggtgctgcattctgtcctggttgctcctccccCAGTCCAGCTTTCGGCTGTCGCCCAGataggcaatggaggatggcccacgagctagggccctgcacccgcatgggagaccaggagaagcacctggctcctggcttctgattagcgcggtgcgccagcagatCGTGCCGGtttagcggccatctgggggatgaaacaactgaaaaggaagacatttctctcttgtctctgtcactttccactctgcctgtcaaaaaaaaaaaaaaaaaaaagtgacctgaagtgaaactaaaattttaaaaactgttggaGTGGAAGCTGAGCAAAGCTCTGTGAACTAGGACAGACTGGCTCTTTCCTTCCTAACATTTAAAGGGAAGAGAGTTGGGAAAACAAGTTGTCGCCAAAGAGAAATGGGCTGCGGATCTGGCCCAGAAGAGAGACAACTCACCTTGAGCTGGAGACTTGCTTGGAGGTCTGAGAGGCCCCTGCCTGATCCCTCACCTCTCCTGCTCTGGGCTCCTCTCTGAAGTGACTTGGAGCTCTGAGTCTCTGGCCTTTTAGAATGCTCAAGACACAGGCTCCACCCACAGGGCCCCACCCTAAGCCATGTGCTGCCTAAGCCTAATCCAATCAAGTAGAACCTTCACCCCTATTTTCATGTTCTGTGATTCAGCACCCTTAACATTTCTGAGTACACAATTCAGAGTTTTGTAACTCGAGGTAGGAAACCTACTGCCATTTAAACTAGTCACTCTTGTTTCATAGCtatttcttaaaaacaatatGCATTAGAgagtaaaaactgaaaacaaagaaacaaaccagtgcccattctAATCAGTTCCTGGCCAAGGTCATCATAGGCATTAACATCTCTGCTGCATTCCTGAGTAAACAGGATTTACAAAGTTGTTCTTGGATTCTGCAAGTCCACTCTTAGGGGAAGCTACTGGGCTGCATAGGGAAGATGCATCCGGAGGAGGCTGCTGTGCTGCTGTAATCATCAGCCACATCATGTTTGTGCTCTGAAAAGGGTGCTTGttgaaacacagaaaacacatgCTCTCTGCTCTGAGCGATACACACAGAAACCTCATTTCTTTcttgaaatgatttatttatatgtatatttgagtcagagtcacagagagagcgagagactgagagacaggtcttccatctgctgcttgactccccaaatggccacaatggctggaggtgcacTGGTCCCATGCCAGAAGTCAGGGGCTTCTCTGAGGACAGCACTCGGGtgaggggcccaaccacttggtcTTCTTCTGGTTGTCCAGGccagcaggagggagctggatggaagtgggggAACCTAACTCAAATctatgcccatataggatgcctgcacctcaggcagaggctttacctgctatatcagaGCACCGGTCCCAATAACCTGAATTACTTAGGGTTCCAGTTTTTCTATGGCACCAAACACAcaacaatgtttttaaaagatgtatttattttctttgacagaggggttacacagagagggactgGGAGACAGAAgtggagagaaataaagagagatagagagagttctTATTTTCACTGGTTGGCTCACCAAAAGGCTCTAAAGGCCGTGGCTGGAAAAGACTAAGGCAAGGATCCAGAGGCTTTTACCACATCTGCCACTTGGGTGCAAaaacccaagcgcttgggccattttccactgccgtCCCAGGTGaatttagcagggagttggttcagaagtggagcagctaggacttgagccagcatctacTTTGGAAGCCATTGCCGAAGGCAGTGACTCATCCTCCTATGACACATCACTAGTCCCACTGCAAGTTTTTTGATCCTGGTGAAGGGATATAATACCTTCAACAGAAagtctcaaaatttttttaaattttaacctcAGAAACTTATAACTTTTGTTTTGCAAACTCTGTGATTCCTATGTACTAGAAAATGCCTGAAAGCATCCCCCAGATGAAggcaccccctaaatggccgcaatggctggagcaggactGACCGAAGCCAAGagagggggcccaaggacttgggccaccttctgctgctttacagGAGCCTTAGATGGGACCTAGATCAGAAGATGAATCAGTGGGATCAGGAACCATTGTCCTCATGGAATGTGAGCACCTCAAGCGGCTGTTTTGCCTGCTAAACCACTGTGCTGTTCCCacagcaatgttttttttttttttttttttaacctggtgAATTTTCATACATTAATATCTACAGCAGACggtctcagatttttttttattttaacctcaatatgctttataatttttgttttgcaaaatctTGTGACTCCTACATACGAGAAGATGCCTGAAATCCTACCTATTCTGTGGCTGTATCTGTTGAGACGATGTTTGGATTGACTTTAGTGAAGAAAAGCTTACTGGCCAAAGACGTGTAGGTGGAAAAGGGAGGACCTTGCAGATCTTCTCTCAGAGGGTCTCTCATTCCAGGGTCCCTCTGACTGCTTGTCAAGGACCCCTACTCTACACCAAGTTCCATAATTCTTCCTAGCAGCAGCAAGTCTTGCTTTCTGGCAACCAGAGACTCTAAGCATGAAGCCAGCCATCATTTGCATGGCTTCTGCCATCTCAAAACTAATGCACATATTGTGGCATaatatgaaactttttttttttgctgttccaAATAAGGTGAGATTTTCGTCActgtttccatttaattttttggccaagaaaattatttcaaatcagATTGTTTTCAACCACGGTATAACTAATAGGCCCTCAAAGTGTTAACAACGGCAAAGCCATGGTTCTCCTTGAGTTTTACATCTTTGGCCAGCTCTTGGTGTGGCTGTGTGTACCTTCACCTGCCGTTGTTGAGCCTAGGTTTGCCAGGAGAAATATCTTTCCAGAAATATTCACATTAATTTCCAAATTGCTCATTACTGCAGTGACAATAAATTTAGGTAGATATCTATTTTCATTATGTTCACGTTTTGGTAATATTTGGAGCCATTTATTTTTGATACCTTAATACCCTTATAATAATATATCAATAATGCATTgcctttttactctttttttttttttttgaaaggcagagttagacagtgagagagagagagacagaaaggtcttcctttttctgttgcttcAACCCCTAAGcagctgctatggccggtgcattgaGTTCACCATGCTACacggatcagaagccaggagccaggtgcttctcctggtctcccatgcgggtgcagggcccagggacctgggcca
The sequence above is drawn from the Lepus europaeus isolate LE1 chromosome 3, mLepTim1.pri, whole genome shotgun sequence genome and encodes:
- the LOC133756629 gene encoding ret finger protein-like 4B is translated as MAKNLLAAATCPICLDYFSRPVSLSCGHVFCFDCLRHWVSGREDFVLVCPTCRSVSEKVPMEEWLIGKLTLLTRQHSGLLEQSLLLSEEVLRFQEDDVLDTATAHSLLELSSDQRSGECGKTSNNLLEDPSGFPHLVCVLGNTCFTSGRHYWEVEVGEAKEWTLGVWQGSVDTKRKGDLTSDHGFWIICVEGGLIHPCTNTEIIVPASPSLHRVGVFLDVDLGEIKFFDVGNKALIYMHRFLSTLEPFHPFFCFVPF